One Setaria italica strain Yugu1 chromosome I, Setaria_italica_v2.0, whole genome shotgun sequence DNA window includes the following coding sequences:
- the LOC101765191 gene encoding probable metal-nicotianamine transporter YSL8, giving the protein MAEGSSEAAAREALSTEKAFEREKLPAWSEQITVRSVVVSTALGLFLSFIVMKLNLTSGIVPSLNMSAGLLAFFLMKTWTSALERCGIFPKPFTRQENTVVQTCVISCSSIAFSGGFGTYILGMSKKIAEGFDEAKTSINVEEPSLGRIIAFLFLVSFVGLFSIVPLRKIMIISYKLTYPSGSATAHLINSFHTPQGAIQAKQQVSILFKSFAGSFLWSLFQWFYSAGPGCGFSSFPTFGMEAYRRRFFFDFSATYVGVGMICPYIINFSLLLGSVVSWGLMWPYIESKRGLWYDAELPRSSLHGLNGYQIFISIAMIIGDGLFNFLSILVRTSYDMYLKRTKPAEAAAKPFAGVDISERQALSFDDRRRTQVFLKDQIPTSIAAGAYILLAAISVVAIPHIFRQLKPKHVVWAYVVAPVFAFCNAYGTGLTDWSLSSSYGKLAIFIFGASIGSQDGGVVAGLAACGLMMGIVSTASDLIQDFKTGYLTLTSPRSMFVSQVMGTGLGCIISPVVFWIFYKAYDVGLEEGYPAPYAKIYRGIALLGVNGWNQLPKYCLRFCLAFFLLAVAICALKEVAKARGWWVQDYIPSALGMAVPFFLGSFFTIDMCVGSIVLYLWSKSDRVRAHTFAPAVASGLICGDGIWSLPSSILSLLNINPPMCLRVFSADTNYQVEEFLWTLRNPAAT; this is encoded by the exons ATGGCGGAGGGgtcgtcggaggcggcggcgcgcgaggcgcTGTCGACGGAGAAGGCGTTCGAGCGGGAGAAGCTCCCGGCTTGGTCTGAGCAGATCACGGTGCGCTCGGTGGTGGTGAGCACGGCGCTGGGGCTGTTCCTGAGCTTCATCGTCATGAAGCTGAACCTGACGTCGGGGATCGTGCCGTCGCTCAACATGTCGGCGGGCCTTCTCGCCTTCTTCCTCATGAAGACGTGGACCAGCGCGCTGGAGCGCTGCGGCATCTTCCCCAAGCCCTTCACCCGCCAGGAGAACACCGTCGTGCAGACGtgcgtcatctcctgctccagcatCGCCTTCAGCG GTGGGTTCGGCACGTACATCCTTGGCATGAGCAAGAAGATCGCCGAGGGCTTCGACGAGGCCAAGACGAGCATCAACGTGGAGGAGCCGTCGCTGGGGCGGATCatcgccttcctcttcctcgtcagCTTCGTGGGCCTCTTCTCCATCGTGCCGCTGCGCAAGATCATGATCATCAGCTACAAGCTCACGTACCCGAGCGGTTCCGCGACGGCGCACCTGATCAACAGCTTCCACACGCCGCAGGGCGCGATCCAGGCGAAGCAGCAGGTGTCCATCCTCTTCAAGTCCTTCGCCGGCAGCTTCCTTTGGTCGCTCTTCCAGTGGTTCTACTCCGCGGGGCCCGGGTGCGGCTTCAGCTCCTTCCCCACCTTCGGCATGGAGGCCTACCGGCGGCGCTTCTTCTTCGACTTCTCGGCGACGTACGTCGGCGTGGGGATGATCTGCCCCTACATCATCAACTTCTCGCTGCTGCTCGGGTCCGTCGTGTCGTGGGGCCTCATGTGGCCCTACATCGAGAGCAAGCGTGGGCTCTGGTACGACGCCGAGCTGCCACGGAGCAGCCTCCACGGCCTCAACGGCTACCAGATCTTCATCTCCATCGCCATGATCATCGGCGACGGCCTCTTCAACTTCCTCTCCATCCTGGTCCGGACGTCCTACGACATGTACCTCAAGCGGACCAAgcccgccgaggccgccgccaagCCCTTCGCCGGCGTCGACATCAGCGAGCGCCAGGCGCTCAGCTTCGACGACCGCCGCCGGACGCAGGTGTTCCTCAAGGACCAGATCCCGACGTcgatcgccgccggcgcgtacatcctcctcgccgccatctCGGTGGTGGCCATCCCGCACATCTTCCGGCAGCTCAAGCCCAAACACGTGGTGTGGGCGTACGTGGTGGCGCCGGTGTTCGCCTTCTGCAACGCCTACGGCACGGGGCTCACCGACTGGTCCCTCTCCAGCAGCTACGGCAAGCTGGCCATCTTCATATTCGGCGCCAGCATCGGGTCCCAggacggcggcgtggtggccggccTCGCCGCGTGCGGGCTCATGATGGGCATCGTCTCCACCGCCTCCGACCTCATCCAGGACTTCAAGACCGGGTACCTGACCCTGACCTCGCCGCGGTCCATGTTCGTGAGCCAGGTCATGGGCACGGGGCTCGGCTGCATCATCAGCCCGGTGGTGTTCTGGATCTTCTACAAGGCGTACGACGTCGGCCTCGAGGAAGGGTACCCGGCGCCGTACGCCAAGATCTACCGCGGCATCGCGCTGCTGGGGGTGAACGGGTGGAACCAGCTGCCCAAGTACTGCCTCCGATTCTGcctcgccttcttcctcctcgccgtcgccatctgCGCGCTCAAGGAGGTGGCCAAGGCGAGAGGGTGGTGGGTGCAGGACTACATCCCGAGCGCGCTGGGCATGGCGGTGCCCTTCTTCCTGGGGTCCTTCTTCACCATCGACATGTGCGTGGGGAGCATCGTGCTCTACCTGTGGAGCAAGTCCGACCGCGTCCGGGCCCACACCTtcgcgccggcggtggcgtcgggGCTCATATGCGGCGACGGGATCTGGTCGCTGCCGTCGTCCATCCTGTCGCTGCTCAACATCAACCCGCCCATGTGCCTCAGGGTCTTCTCCGCGGACACAAATTACCAGGTCGAGGAGTTCCTCTGGACGCTCAGAAACCCAGCAGCCACATAG
- the LOC101777059 gene encoding protein SPA, chloroplastic — translation MATSSSSPLTTLHSSFLSPTPPPSPCSVAALPRRRRRCARIRAIDLDQNTIVAISVGVVSIAVGIGVPVFYETQIDNASKRENTQPCFPCSGSGAQVCRFCTGKGIVTVVLGAGETEESKCVNCDGIGSLTCTTCQGSGIQPRYLDRREFKDDD, via the exons ATGgccacctcttcctcctcgccgctcACCACGCTCcactcctccttcctctcccccactcctcctccctcgccaTGCAGCGTGGCGGCGCTGccccgccggcggaggcggtgcgCCCGCATCCGGGCCATCGACCTCGACCAGAACACG ATTGTGGCCATATCGGTGGGCGTCGTCAGCATCGCCGTCGGGATAGGCGTTCCCGTCTTCTACGAGACCCAAATCGACAATGCC TCAAAGAGGGAGAACACACAGCCGTGCTTCCCCTGCAGCGGCTCTGGCGCGC AGGTATGCAGGTTTTGCACTGGGAAGGGCATTGTTACGGTAGTACTTGGCGCAGGCGAGACTGAAGAATCAAAGTGTGTCAACTGCGATGGCATCGGCTCTTTGACATGCACCACGTGCCAAGGCTCAGGGATCCAACCACGCTATCTTGACCGCAG GGAGTTCAAGGATGACGATTGA